TGCTGGCGCTGGTGGCGTTCGCGCGCGGCTTCCTGTGCAACGTGGCGGTGCTGATCGGCATTGCGGTGGGCTTCGTGATTGCGCTGGCGCTGGGCAAGGTCAGCTTCGACGGCCTGCACAACGCCCACTGGGTCGAGTTCATCACGCCCTTCCACTTCGGCTGGCCCACCTTCGACGCGATGACCTCGGTCACGCTATGCGTGGTGATGATCGTGATCATGATCGAAGGCGTGGGGCAGTTCCTGGCGCTGGGCGAGATCGTCGGCCGGCCGGTCGACTCCGAAGACCTGGCGCGCGGCCTGCGCGCGGACGGCATCGGCGCGCTGGTGGGGGCGGTGTTCAACACCTTCACCTACACCTCGTACGCACAGAACGTGGGGCTGGTGCAGGTGACCGGCGTGCGCAGCCGCTGGGTCTGCGCCACCGCCGGCGGCATCCTGATCGTGCTGGGCTGCCTGCCCAAGCTGGCCTTCTTCGCGGCATCGATCCCGCAGTACGTGCTGGGCGGCGCGGCGCTGGTGATGTTCGGCATGGTGGCGGCCACCGGCGTGCGCATCCTCGGCCATGTGGACTTTGTCGACAACAAGAAGAACGCCTACATCGTCGCCGTCAGCGTGGCGCTGGGTATGATCCCGCTGGTATCGGACAAGTTCTTCGCGCAGATGCCGGAGCTGCTGGCCAAGTTCTGCCAGAACGGCATCCTGCTCGGCACGCTGTCCGCGGTGCTGCTGAACCTGCTGTTCAACGCCCGTTCGCCGGCCCCCCAGCCCCACGGGCTGGCCAAGGAACCGGCATGAGGTAGTGGCCGCAGTCAGGCGCCGTCAGCTGGCTTCTGCCAGCCTGGCCCGGTAGCGCATCAGCAGGTCGCGGAAGGCCTGCGCCGGCGGCGACAGCGACCGGTCCGCGTGCACCAGCAGCGAGATCTCGCGGTGGATCACCGGATCGGTCGGCATCACCGTGGCCAGCCCCAGCGCGCCGGTCAGCCGCGTCACCGCCGCGCTCATCACCGCGATGCCGAGCCCGGCGTCGACCATGCCGACCATGGTCAGCGGCAGGAACACCTCGTGCACCCGCTGCAGCGTAATGCCGCGCGCGGCCAGCGCCGTGTCCAGGCAATCGCGGATCGGGTTGCCCTTGTGCGGCCCGATCACCGGCAGCCCGGCCACGTCCTCCCAGCGCAGCGTCTTGCGCCGGCGCAGCGGATGGTGCGCGGGCATCACGATCACGAAGGCATCGTCCAGCAGCCGGTGCGCGCTCAGGTCGGGCTGGCCCTCTGGGATGGTGCCGATGCCGAAGTCGACCTCGCCCGAGCTGACCATCTTGGTCACTTCGTGCTCGGACACATCGTGCAGCTCCACCTTCACGCCCGGATGGCTGACGCAGAACTCGCGGATCACGCGCGGCAGCATCAGCGCCGCCTGGATCGACGATGCCGCGATCGACACGCGCCCGCGTCCCAGCGTGCGCAACTCGCTGGAGTTCTCGATCACGCTGTCGATATCGGCCACCGCCTTCTTCACCAGCGGCAGCAGTTCCGCACCGGCCTGCGTGATGTGCAGCTGGCGCGTGTGGCGGTCGAACAGCTTCAGGCCGAGGTTGGCTTCCAGCTCGTGGATCAGCGCGCTGACCGACGACTGCGACAGGTCCAGCCTTTCGGCGGCGCGGGTGAAGTGGCGCTCCTGCGCCACGGCGATAAACGCGCGCAGCTGGCGCAGCGACACGTTCATGTTGCTGAGGTGGGGCACGTTGTCTACCTCCGGGATCTCGGGGTGCGCGCTCTGCGGCGAAAGCCGGGGCTTTCGCGGCGCGTCTGATTCAGAGGGTAACACGATCAATTAATCCGATACCGGGCCTTTACCGATGAAGACCTGCCGCCCATGATGGATTCAACGGCGCGCGCCCCGCACGACCCCGGCAAGACCGGCAGCCGCCGATGGCACAGACCAGGAGGAGCAATGAGAGCGTTTGAGTATTTCGAACCGGCGACGCTGGCCGAAGCCTCGGCCATGCTGCACCGGTGCGGTGGCAAGGCCAGCGTGCTGGCCGGCGGCACCGATCTGCTGGTGCAGATCAAGGAGTCCGTGCGCAAGCCCGAGCAGGTCATCAACATCAAGAAGATCCCGGGCATGGACGTGCTGACCTTCGATCCGGTCAACGGCCTGCGCATCGGCGCGCTGGTAACCACGCGCGCGGTGGAAACCTCGGGCTTCGTGCAGCGCCACTATGCCGGCCTGGCGAAGGCGGTGACCGACTTCGCGTCGATCCAGGTGCGGCATCGCGCCACCGTGGTCGGCAATGTCTGCCGCGCGTCGCCATCGGCGGATTCGATCGCGCCACTGGTCGCCGATGGCGCCTCGGTGCACCTGTACGGCATGTCGGGCTCGCGCGAACTGCGCGTCGAGGACTTTGTCACCGGCGTCGGCAAGACCGCCATCGCGCCGGACGAGATCGTCACCCGCATCACCGTGCCGGCCCCTCGGCCCGGCACCGGCAAGGTCTATCTGAAGCATGGCCGCCGCGTGCAGATGGAACTGGCCACCGTGGGCGTGGCGGTAACGCTGACGGTGGAGCACGGCCACTGCGTCGACGCCGGCATCGTGCTGGCGGCGGTCGGCCCCACCCCCGTGCGCGCGGCGCGCGCCGAGCAGCTGCTGCGCGGCCAGCGCGTGACCGACGCCCTGGTCCTGCAAGCCGCGCACGCCGCCATGGACGAGGCCCGTCCGATCAGCGACGTGCGCGCCAGCGCAGCCTACCGGCGGCAGATGGTCAGCGTGCTGACCCGCCGCGCCCTCGAACAAGCCCTGGAGGCCGCCCTGCGCGGAGCATCATGCGAAAAATGATCGAACTCGTCATCAACGGCGAGCCGCGCGAACTGGCGGTGGAACCCCACAGCACGCTGCTCGACGCGCTGCGTCACGACGCCGGCCTGACCGGCACCAAGAAGGGGTGCGACGTCGGCGAATGCGGCTCGTGCACCGTCATCATCGACGGCAGGCCGATGAACAGCTGCCTGGTGCTGGCGCCGGAAGCAAACGGCTGCCACATCACCACCATCGAAGGCGTGCAGCCCGCGCCCGACACCGTGCATCCGCTGCAGGAGCAGTTCATGCGCTGCGGCGCCGCGCAGTGCGGCTTCTGCACGCCGGGCTTCGTGGTGATGGCCAAGGCGCTGCTCGACGAGAACCCTCATCCCACGCGCGACGAGATCCGCTTTGCCATTGCCGGCAATATCTGCCGCTGCACCGGCTACACCAAGATCATCGAGGCCATCGAGCAGACCGCCGCGGCCATGGACGCGGCCGGGTGCGAGCACCGTACCCGCGCCAGCGAGGAGGCATGATGACCCACGCCGTGATCGGACACAGCGTCAAGCGCACCGACCTGCTCGACAAGGTCACTGGCAACGCAAAATACGTTGCCGACATGCCCTTCCCCGACCTGCTATACGGCAAGATCAAGCGCAGCAACGTCGCCCACGCCCGCATCCGCCGCATCGACGCGTCGCGCGCGCTGGCGTTGCCCGGGGTCAAGGCCGTGCTGACGCACGAGAACGTGCCGCGCGTGCTGCATGCCGGCTCGCCGCACCCGCGCTCGGCGTCGGTGACCTGCGACCAGTACATCCTGGACGACAAAGTGCGCTACTGGGGCGAGGGCGTGGCCGCGGTCGCGGCGGTCAGCGAAGAGATCGCCGAGCGCGCGCTCGAACTGATCGAGGTCGAGTACGACACGCTGCCCGCGGTCTTCACCACCGAAGACGCCGAACGCTCCGACGCCCCGCGCATTCACGACCGCGAGCCTGGCGGCAACCTGGTGCTGCCGCCGGTGATCGTCAGCCGCGGCGATGTCGAAGCCGGCTTTGCCGAGGCCGACTTCATCCTCGAAGGCATCTACGAGGGCGGCCGCCCCACGCCGGCCTACATGGAGCCCAACGTGCTCACCTGCAGCTGGGACGGCAACGGCAACCTGACGGTGTGGATCTCGACCCAGACCGCCTTCATGGTGCGCGGCATCATGGCCGAGGTGCTGGGGCTGCCGCTGCACAAGGTGCGCGTGCTGGTCGACCACATGGGCGGCGGCTTCGGCGCCAAGCAGGACCTGTTCCAGCATGAGTTCCTGTGCGCGCTGCTGGCGCGCGAGACGCGCCGGCCGGTGCGGATGGAATACACCCGCGAGGAAACCTTCCTCGGCGGCCGCACGCGCCATCCGGCAAAAATCTGGCTGAAGCAGGGCTTCCGCAACGACGGCACCATCACCGCGCGCCAGGCCAGGGTGGTGTTCAATTCCGGCGCCTACGGCTCGCACGGCCCCGGCGTGACCAATGTCGGCACCGCCGCGCTGGTATCGCTGTACCGCTGCGACAACGTGCTGCTCGAAGGGCGCTGTGTCTACACCAACAGCCCCATTGCCGGCGCGTTCCGCGGCTACGGCGTGGTGCAGACCTACTACGCGCTCGACGTGCAGATGGACGAGGCCGCCGCGCACCTGGGCATCGATCCCGCCGAACTCAAGCTCAAAAACGCCGTGCGCGAAGGCGATATCGCGCCGTCGAACCATCCGCTGATCGGTCACGGCCTGGAGGCCTGCATCGAGCACGGCATGGCACTGCTCGACTGGCCCGCGCTGCGCCGCCGTCCGCGCGACACCAGCGGCCCCGTCCGCACCGGCTGGGGCCTGGGCTGCGAGATGCACGGCAGCAGCGCCTATCCCGGCATCAAGGAACAGGGCAACGCCATCATCAAGATGAACGAGGACGGCACCGTGGTGCTGCTGACCGGCGCGGCGGGACTGGGTACCGGCGCGCACACCGCCCTCGCACAAATCGTGGCGGAAGAACTGACGTTGCCGTTCGAGGCGGTATCGGTGGTGCATGGCGACACCGACGTGGTCCCCTGGGACATCGGCGCCTTTGCCAGCCACACCACGTACATGGTCGGCAAGGCCGCGCAGATGGCGGCGGGCGAGATCCGGCGCCAGCTGTTCGAGCGCGCCGCGAAGCTGATGGAGTGCGAGCCCGCAGCGCTGACGCTGGCCGATGGCGTCATCGCCGTGCGCGACCGCGACGGCCCCACGCTGACGGTGCGCGAGGCGGTGATGCCGCGCAAGGGCATTCCCGCCGCGCAGCTGGTGGGCACCGCCACCTACCACCCGACCAAGTCGTATTCGTTCGCCGCGCATTTTGTCGAAGTCGCGGTCGATACCGAGACCGGCTTCATCACCGTGCGGCAGGTGGTGCCGGTGCATGACGTGGGCAAGGTGATCCATCCGGTCGCGGCCGCGGGCCAGATCGAAGGCGGCATCCAGCAGGGCATCGGCCACACGCTGTACGAGGACTACCAGATCGACATGCGCAGCGGCCGCTCGCTCAACGCCAACTTCGTCGACTACAAGATGCCGCTGGCGATGGATATGCCCGAGATCCGCACCGTGATCCTGGAAGCCGCGCCGGATCCCGGCGGCCCGTTCGGCGCCAAGGGCGTGGGCGAGGATCCGATCGTCGCGATCGGGCCGGCGATTGCCAACGCGGTGTTCGATGCCATCGGCGTGCGCTTCCGCCACTACCCGATCAAGCCCGAGCAGGTGCTGCAGGCATTGGCCGAGAAGGCGGCGCGGGAAGGCGGGCATCCATGAGCCGCAAGCAACGCCTGGTGGTCGCCATCACCGGCGCCAGCGGCGCGGTGTACGGCGTGCGCATGCTGCAGGCGCTGGCCGCGCTGGACGGCTGGGAGACCCACCTGGTGTGCTCGCCGTCCGGCCTGCTGACCGCGCACCATGAGCTGGGCCTGCAGCGCCCGCAGATCGAGGCCTTTGCAGACGTGGTGCACAACGTGCGCGATATCGGCGCCACCATCGCCAGCGGCTCGTTCCGCTGCGACGGCATGGTGGTGGCGCCCTGCTCCATGCGCACGCTGGCCGCCATCGCCACGGGCCTTGCCGACAACCTCGTCACCCGCGCCGCCGACGTCATGCTCAAGGAGCGCCGCCGGCTGGTGCTGCTGGCGCGCGAGACCCCCTTCCACCTGGTGCACCTGCGCAACATGACCACGGTGACCGAGATGGGCGCCATCGTGCTGCCGCCGGTGCCGGCCTTCTACACACATCCGCAATCGGTCGACGACATCGTCGACCACACCGTGGGGCGCGTGCTGGACCTGTTCGACGTACCGCACGACGGCCTGGTGACACGCTGGCAAGGCCTGCGCCCCAACGTCGCCACCGCATGAGAAAGCACTTTCGCCTCGCGCTAGCGGGGAACGCAGCACCCTAACAGGCCGCTGAAATACCTCCGGTGGACGTCAGCGCGACAACTGGCTGAAGCGTTGATTTGAGGAACCCATCCAACTCCACTTTCATGCGCGGCGCAGATACCTTCACGGAAAGTTTGTTCACTATGCGGAGGCTGGATGATTTCGTGCCGAAGTCCCACCCGCTGCGCTCGATCCGCGCCATGGCCAACCAGGCGCTGGTAAAGATGGACCGGTTGTTCGCACAGATGTACGAGGACGATATCAAGGGTGGCCAGCCCAGCATCGCGCCGGAGAAGTTGCTGCGGGCCATGCTGCTGCAGGTGCTCTACAGCGTTCGCTCCGAACGCCAACTCATGGAGCAGACGCAGTACAACCTGCTGTTTCGCTGGTTCATCGGGCTGTCGATGGACGACACCGTTTGGGTGCCCACGGTCTTCACCAAGAACCGCGAGCGGCTGATCAAGCATGATGCGGTGATCCAGTTTTTCAACGAGGTGCTGGCCATCGCGCAGAAGAAGAACTGGCTGTCGGGCGAGCACTTCAGCGTGGACGGCACGCTGATTCAGGCGTGGGCAGGCCACAAGAGCTTCGTGCGCAAGGACGGCGGCGACGACAAGGACGACAAC
This Cupriavidus nantongensis DNA region includes the following protein-coding sequences:
- a CDS encoding nucleobase:cation symporter-2 family protein is translated as MNPTLPTQGNAAVHPVDEVLPPPRLLALGLQHVLVMYAGAIAVPMIIGGALKLPKDQVAFLIAADLFCCGLVTMIQSIGIWKVGIRLPVMMGVTFTAIAPIIATGSNPSLGLPAVFGAVMVAGVFTYFAAPYVGKMVRWFPPVVTGTVVLVIGVSLMRVGINWAAGGNPTINTASGPVPNPNFGLPVNIAIATAVLCTVLALVAFARGFLCNVAVLIGIAVGFVIALALGKVSFDGLHNAHWVEFITPFHFGWPTFDAMTSVTLCVVMIVIMIEGVGQFLALGEIVGRPVDSEDLARGLRADGIGALVGAVFNTFTYTSYAQNVGLVQVTGVRSRWVCATAGGILIVLGCLPKLAFFAASIPQYVLGGAALVMFGMVAATGVRILGHVDFVDNKKNAYIVAVSVALGMIPLVSDKFFAQMPELLAKFCQNGILLGTLSAVLLNLLFNARSPAPQPHGLAKEPA
- a CDS encoding FAD binding domain-containing protein, which codes for MRAFEYFEPATLAEASAMLHRCGGKASVLAGGTDLLVQIKESVRKPEQVINIKKIPGMDVLTFDPVNGLRIGALVTTRAVETSGFVQRHYAGLAKAVTDFASIQVRHRATVVGNVCRASPSADSIAPLVADGASVHLYGMSGSRELRVEDFVTGVGKTAIAPDEIVTRITVPAPRPGTGKVYLKHGRRVQMELATVGVAVTLTVEHGHCVDAGIVLAAVGPTPVRAARAEQLLRGQRVTDALVLQAAHAAMDEARPISDVRASAAYRRQMVSVLTRRALEQALEAALRGASCEK
- a CDS encoding (2Fe-2S)-binding protein → MRKMIELVINGEPRELAVEPHSTLLDALRHDAGLTGTKKGCDVGECGSCTVIIDGRPMNSCLVLAPEANGCHITTIEGVQPAPDTVHPLQEQFMRCGAAQCGFCTPGFVVMAKALLDENPHPTRDEIRFAIAGNICRCTGYTKIIEAIEQTAAAMDAAGCEHRTRASEEA
- a CDS encoding xanthine dehydrogenase family protein molybdopterin-binding subunit; this encodes MTHAVIGHSVKRTDLLDKVTGNAKYVADMPFPDLLYGKIKRSNVAHARIRRIDASRALALPGVKAVLTHENVPRVLHAGSPHPRSASVTCDQYILDDKVRYWGEGVAAVAAVSEEIAERALELIEVEYDTLPAVFTTEDAERSDAPRIHDREPGGNLVLPPVIVSRGDVEAGFAEADFILEGIYEGGRPTPAYMEPNVLTCSWDGNGNLTVWISTQTAFMVRGIMAEVLGLPLHKVRVLVDHMGGGFGAKQDLFQHEFLCALLARETRRPVRMEYTREETFLGGRTRHPAKIWLKQGFRNDGTITARQARVVFNSGAYGSHGPGVTNVGTAALVSLYRCDNVLLEGRCVYTNSPIAGAFRGYGVVQTYYALDVQMDEAAAHLGIDPAELKLKNAVREGDIAPSNHPLIGHGLEACIEHGMALLDWPALRRRPRDTSGPVRTGWGLGCEMHGSSAYPGIKEQGNAIIKMNEDGTVVLLTGAAGLGTGAHTALAQIVAEELTLPFEAVSVVHGDTDVVPWDIGAFASHTTYMVGKAAQMAAGEIRRQLFERAAKLMECEPAALTLADGVIAVRDRDGPTLTVREAVMPRKGIPAAQLVGTATYHPTKSYSFAAHFVEVAVDTETGFITVRQVVPVHDVGKVIHPVAAAGQIEGGIQQGIGHTLYEDYQIDMRSGRSLNANFVDYKMPLAMDMPEIRTVILEAAPDPGGPFGAKGVGEDPIVAIGPAIANAVFDAIGVRFRHYPIKPEQVLQALAEKAAREGGHP
- a CDS encoding UbiX family flavin prenyltransferase yields the protein MSRKQRLVVAITGASGAVYGVRMLQALAALDGWETHLVCSPSGLLTAHHELGLQRPQIEAFADVVHNVRDIGATIASGSFRCDGMVVAPCSMRTLAAIATGLADNLVTRAADVMLKERRRLVLLARETPFHLVHLRNMTTVTEMGAIVLPPVPAFYTHPQSVDDIVDHTVGRVLDLFDVPHDGLVTRWQGLRPNVATA